Proteins from a single region of Oncorhynchus tshawytscha isolate Ot180627B linkage group LG03, Otsh_v2.0, whole genome shotgun sequence:
- the LOC112241868 gene encoding mid1-interacting protein 1-B, whose product MMQISESHLQKNSLFNSMNRFIGAVNNMDQTVMVPSLLRDVPLEEEREMAALKSSGNSDIEDGDMYSYYQLLKSIRCDIEWGVMRAEKLKESRGPSSRIDSEEEESEVSSEEDEVNLQKQFQFHMTGLHGVLSKLTQQANTLTNRYKQEIGIGCY is encoded by the coding sequence ATGATGCAAATCTCAGAATCCCACCTGCAGAAGAACTCCTTGTTCAACTCCATGAATCGCTTCATTGGAGCCGTCAATAACATGGACCAGACGGTGATGGTGCCCAGCCTGCTGCGGGACGTCCCactggaagaagagagggagatggccgCCCTCAAAAGCTCGGGAAACAGCGACATTGAGGACGGCGACATGTACAGCTACTACCAGCTCCTGAAGTCCATCCGCTGCGACATCGAGTGGGGAGTGATGCGCGCCGAGAAGCTCAAGGAGAGCCGGGGTCCCAGCTCTCGGATTGATTCCGAGGAAGAAGAATCGGAGGTGTCGTCCGAGGAAGACGAGGTTAACCTGCAGAAGCAGTTCCAGTTCCACATGACAGGGCTTCACGGGGTGCTGTCCAAGCTGACGCAACAGGCCAACACTCTCACCAACCGCTACAAGCAGGAGATCGGCATTGGATGCTACTAA